GAGATACTAGCCGACTACCCCGACCTGGAAGCCAACGACTTGCGCGCTTGTCAAGCTTACGCAGCCTCGCTGCTGCAAAGAAGGCAACCACCGCTGCTCTCCATGAACGGCAAAACCGATGAAGAATGGAATGCCGGCCGCATCAGCGGGCCACTGACGAAACAGGAGTTTCTGGCCCACCTAATCAAAATAGGGAAGCTGCCACCGGATACGAAGCTGAAGTAGCGGCCCTTTACCGAGTAAAAACGAAAGGCTCCGTTCCCCTTACATTAGCTTCCTAAGTGGAACTTAGGCGTTCGGGAGTTACAGAGCCTTTCGGTCATATTGGTGCCCCGGTTGGTACAACCGAGGTCTTTGTCGTAGCCCAGCGAAGGCGACGCGGCCTAAGCGAGTCACAGGCTAAA
This region of Hymenobacter sp. YIM 151500-1 genomic DNA includes:
- a CDS encoding DUF433 domain-containing protein, whose product is MPDLLSRITIDSNICHGQPTVRGLRYTVQSVLELLASGMSNEEILADYPDLEANDLRACQAYAASLLQRRQPPLLSMNGKTDEEWNAGRISGPLTKQEFLAHLIKIGKLPPDTKLK